Proteins encoded in a region of the Triticum dicoccoides isolate Atlit2015 ecotype Zavitan chromosome 3A, WEW_v2.0, whole genome shotgun sequence genome:
- the LOC119271300 gene encoding aspartic proteinase CDR1-like, with protein MHGTMRSRALLLVAVVLTAQLCACTAYAGSGGDGFSVEFIHRDSVRSPFHDPTLTAPARVLEAARRSAARAAALSRSYVRADAPSADGFVSEVTSRSSEYLMAVNIGTPPTPMVAIADTGSDLIWLNCSSGGDGPGLAAARDADAQSPGVQFDPSNSTTFSLVDCDSGACGELPDAACGTDSKCRYSYSYGDGSHTSGVLSTETFTFADAPGARGDGTTRVAHVNFGCSTTFVGTFIGDGLVGLGGGDLSLVSQLGADTSLGRRFSYCLVPYSVMASSALNFGSRAAVTDPGAATTPLIPSQVKAYYTVELRSVKVGSKTFAAPDQSPVIVDSGTTLTYLPEALLDPLVKELTQRIKLPPAQSPEKFLPLCFDVSGVPDGQVAAMIPEVTLGLGGGAAVTLKAENTFVEVQEGTLCLAVAAKSEQLPASIIGNIAQQNMHVGYDLDKGTVTFAPADCASSYPAPSPSGSL; from the coding sequence ATGCATGGGACGATGAGATCCCGCGCTCTCCTGCTCGTCGCCGTCGTCCTGACGGCGCAGCTGTGCGCGTGCACGGCGTACGCCGGCAGCGGTGGCGATGGGTTTAGCGTGGAGTTCATCCACCGTGACTCGGTCAGGTCGCCGTTCCACGACCCGACGCTCACCGCGCCCGCCCGCGTGCTGGAGGCCGCGCGGCGGTCCGCGGCCCGCGCCGCGGCGCTCTCGCGCTCCTACGTCCGCGCCGACGCGCCCTCAGCTGACGGCTTCGTGTCCGAGGTCACGTCCAGGTCGTCCGAGTACCTGATGGCCGTGAACATAGGCACGCCGCCCACTCCTATGGTCGCCATCGCCGACACCGGCAGCGACCTCATCTGGCTCAATTGCAGCTCCGGAGGTGACGGTCCTGGTCTGGCGGCCGCCCGTGACGCGGACGCGCAGTCGCCGGGCGTCCAGTTCGACCCCTCCAATTCGACGACGTTCAGCCTCGTGGACTGCGACTCCGGCGCGTGCGGCGAGCTGCCCGACGCAGCCTGTGGCACCGACTCCAAGTGCAGGTACTCATACTCCTACGGCGACGGCTCCCACACGAGCGGCGTCCTCTCCACAGAGACCTTCACCTTCGCCGACGCCCCGGGAGCCCGCGGCGATGGGACGACGCGCGTGGCCCACGTCAACTTCGGCTGCTCCACGACCTTCGTCGGCACGTTCATCGGGGACGGCCTcgtcggcctcggcggcggcgaccTCTCCCTCGTCAGTCAGCTCGGCGCAGACACCTCGCTGGGCCGGAGGTTCTCCTACTGCCTCGTGCCCTACTCCGTCATGGCCTCCTCCGCGCTCAACTTCGGCTCCCGGGCCGCCGTGACGGATCCGGGCGCGGCGACGACGCCGCTGATCCCATCTCAAGTGAAGGCATACTACACCGTCGAGCTCCGGTCCGTCAAGGTCGGGAGCAAGACCTTCGCGGCGCCGGACCAGTCCCCCGTCATCGTCGACTCCGGCACGACGCTCACATACCTCCCGGAAGCGCTTTTAGACCCACTTGTGAAGGAGCTGACACAGCGGATCAAGCTCCCGCCTGCCCAGTCGCCAGAAAAGTTCCTGCCACTGTGCTTCGACGTGAGCGGGGTGCCGGATGGGCAGGTTGCGGCCATGATCCCTGAGGTGACgctggggctgggcggcggcgccgcGGTCACGCTGAAGGCGGAGAACACGTTCGTGGAGGTGCAGGAGGGGACCCTGTGCTTGGCGGTGGCGGCGAAGTCGGAGCAGCTTCCGGCGTCGATCATTGGGAACATCGCCCAGCAGAACATGCACGTTGGGTACGACCTCGACAAGGGCACCGTGACCTTCGCTCCAGCAGACTGCGCGAGTTCCTACCCCGCACCCTCACCCTCCGGCTCTCTGTAG